A window of the Lepisosteus oculatus isolate fLepOcu1 chromosome 14, fLepOcu1.hap2, whole genome shotgun sequence genome harbors these coding sequences:
- the LOC138243015 gene encoding zinc finger protein 665-like, producing MQETELAAAQGKETLSEQQHPESRQRVEDLDSVPTMKTEPERETPGLFVCADFTEKINNLDTNNITQGCNELGRVSVQEHKEELGEFNLTEQDMEPQLTDPAEQQTAVPGEENSTESQHPEESKDREEQQQHLQRMMIIRPCSVQVERLSLQSLKHSYDPLVSDDFTRRFNNLVTEKSVERLNELGCVSVLGHREEQLNDLDGFSLGELEREPQLIHTAEQQTDVPGEGNSTESRHPEESQDREGQEQHLQRMMIIRPCSVQVERLSLQRLKGEEGWGSSLMQQTELTGAQGKETTGEQHTESRQRQTVLAMNMEPERETPGPLITGDSVGQFNNVRTKEIAERFNDLDSVSPRGPQENELAVSNAVDERPRTTPTGGHEGENAGLFGGTGQDHHGERSQSEKPQRGLRSQGGDPRPGSEGVGKNSSQQLPGLCPSNGSKQHQHLHVGKRPFVCGQCGASYIYPIDLKTHQLMHSRENQFSSRQLYTCSRCEKSFSTPNLLRSHQRVHTWERPFGCSECGTSFICSSDLKAHQLEHTGGKAFSSGQSLTPSNGSAARPPAPPRKRHACDQCEKSFAIPSRLKAHQRFHTGERPFSCSQCGKAFCSERDLKSHQRVHTSRRFMCSECGKAFLDLRGLRSHERVHTGERPLSCGECGKTFAFLCSLKYHELRHTGERRFGCAACGKRFFSATHLKSHRLRHTGEKPFSCNLCGKAFTRPSHVRAHQRLHAGERWFVCGQCGKRLSSEKGLRGHERLHAVDRQFVCSQCGKLLGSAGTLRRHERRHAGDGEPFRCGQCGKSFSTAGGLRAHRRAHTGERPFVCSLCEKRFFTSSHLKEHQVRHTGEKPFACGLCDRRFTRRACANKHRRLHARDTFACRLCQKLFSTAGRLKTHLGLHTGGRPYVCDQCGKGFGQAAYLKAHQSVHTGLKPFSCRQCGRGFAKSSHRKSHETTHTGEKPFGCEQCGKSFRRPADLRRHQGSLRHKKRARLAIGGSPAT from the coding sequence atgcaggagacagagctcgCCGCAGCACAAGGGAAAGAGACACTCAGTGAGCAGCAGCACccagagagcagacagagggtggaggatctggactctgtgcccaCGATGAAGACTgagcctgagagagagacacctggGCTCTTCGTATGTGCTGattttacagagaagattaaTAATCTGGACACAAACAATATTACACAAGGTTGTAATGAGCTGGGCCGTGTCTCTGTACAAGAGCACAAGGAAGAACTGGGTGAGTTtaatcttacagagcaggacatggagccccagttgactgaccctgcagagcagcagactgctgtacctggtgaagagaacagTACTGAGTCACAGCACCCAGAGGAGAGTAAGGACAGGGAGGAACAACAGCAGCACCTACAGCGCATGATGataattaggccttgttctgttcaagtggagAGACTCTCATTGCAGAGTCTAAAACATTCATATGATCCCTTAGTATCTGATGACTTCACACGTAGGTTTAATAATCTGGTCACTGAGAAAAGTGTTGAAAGATTAAATGAACTGGGGTGTGTGTCTGTTCTTGGGCACAGAGAGGAACAACTGAATGATCTGGACGGTTTTAGTCTCGGAGAGCTGGAGAGGGAGCCCCAGTTGATTCacactgcagagcagcagactgatgtaccTGGTGAAGGGAACAGTACTGAGTCACGGCACCCAGAGGAGAGTCAGGACAGGGAGGGGCAAGAGCAGCACCTACAGCGCATGATGataattaggccttgttctgttcaagtggagAGACTGTCATTGCAGAGACTAAAAGGGGAGGAGGggtggggctccagtctgatgcagCAGACAGAGCTCACCGGCGCACAAGGGAAAGAGACTACTGGGgaacagcacacagagagcagacagagacagactgtGCTCGCGATGAACATggagcctgagagagagacacctggACCCTTAATAACTGGGGACTCTGTAGGCCAGTTTAATAATGTGCGTACGAAGGAAATTGCCGAGAGGTTTAATGATCTGGATTCTGTCTCTCCTCGTGGGCCCCAAGAGAATGAACTGGCTGTTTCGAATGCTGTAGATGAGAGACCCCGAACGACTCCCACTGGGGGTCACGAGGGAGAGAACGCAGGTCTGTTTGGGGGCACAGGGCAAGATCATCACGGGGAGCGTTCGCAGAGTGAGAAACCCCAGAGAGGCCTGAGGAGCCAGGGGGGTGATCCGAGGCCTGGCTCAGAGGGTGTGGGCAAAAATTCCTCGCAGCAGCTACCGGGTTTATGTCCGTCCAACGGTTCAAAACAACACCAGCACCTTCACGTGGGGAAGAGACCGTTCGTCTGCGGTCAGTGCGGGGCCAGTTATATTTACCCGAttgacttaaaaacccaccagctcATGCACTCGAGAGAGAACCAGTTCAGCAGCCGCCAGTTGTACACGTGCAGTCGGTGTGAGAAGAGCTTTAGTACACCAAACCTGTTAAGAAGTCACCAACGCGTTCACACGTGGGAGAGACCGTTCGGCTGCAGTGAGTGCGGGACCAGTTTTATTTGCTCGAGTGACTTAAAAGCCCACCAGCTCGAGCACACGGGGGGGAAAGCATTCAGCAGCGGGCAGAGTTTAACTCCGTCAAACGGCTCGGCGGCGCGCCCACCCGCGCCCCCCAGAAAGCGTCACGCTTGCGATCAGTGCGAGAAGAGCTTTGCTATACCGAGCCGGTTGAAAGCCCACCAGCGCTTTCACACGGgggagagaccgttcagctgcagtcagtgcgGGAAAGCGTTCTGCAGCGAGAGGGACTTAAAGAGTCACCAGCGGGTTCACACGAGCAGACGGTTCATGTGTAGCGAGTGTGGGAAGGCGTTTCTGGATTTAAGGGGCTTGCGGTCGCACGAGCGCGTTCACACGGGGGAGAGACCGCTCAGCTGCGGTGAGTGCGGGAAGACGTTTGCCTTTCTGTGCTCCTTAAAATATCACGAGCTCCGCCACACTGGGGAGAGGCGGTTCGGCTGTGCCGCGTGCGGGAAGAGGTTCTTCTCGGCCACCCATCTGAAGAGTCACCGGCTCCGTCACACCGGGGAGAAGCCGTTCAGCTGCAACCTGTGTGGGAAGGCCTTCACACGGCCCTCCCACGTGCGAGCGCACCAGCGGCTCCACGCGGGCGAGCGGTGGTTCGTCTGCGGCCAGTGCGGGAAGAGGCTCAGCAGCGAGAAAGGGCTGAGGGGCCACGAGCGGCTCCACGCGGTGGATCGGCAGTTCGTCTGCAGCCAGTGCGGGAAGCTGCTCGGCAGTGCGGGCACGCTGAGGCGCCACGAGCGGCGCCACGCGGGGGATGGGGAGCCGTTCCGCTGCGGCCAGTGCGGGAAGAGCTTCTCGACGGCGGGCGGCCTGCGCGCCCACCGGCGCGCCCACACGGGGGAGAGGCCCTTCGTCTGCAGCCTGTGCGAGAAGCGCTTCTTCACCTCGAGCCACCTGAAGGAGCACCAGGTCCgccacacgggggagaagcccTTCGCCTGCGGCCTGTGCGACAGGCGGTTCACCCGGCGGGCCTGCGCCAACAAGCACCGGCGCCTCCACGCTCGGGACACGTTCGCCTGCCGCCTGTGCCAGAAGCTCTTCAGCACCGCCGGCCGGCTGAAGACGCACCTGGGCCTCCACACAGGGGGCAGGCCCTACGTCTGCGACCAGTGCGGGAAGGGCTTCGGGCAGGCGGCCTACCTGAAGGCCCACCAGAGCGTGCACACCGGCCTGAAGCCCTTCAGCTGCCGGCAGTGCGGGAGGGGCTTTGCCAAGTCGAGCCACAGGAAGTCCCACGAGACCAcccacacgggggagaagccgTTCGGCTGCGAgcagtgtgggaagagcttcCGGCGGCCCGCTGACCTCCGGCGCCACCAGGGTTCTCTGAGACACAAGAAGAGAGCCCGTTTGGCTATTGGCGGCAGCCCGGCAACTTGA
- the LOC138242538 gene encoding apoptosis-associated speck-like protein containing a CARD, which yields MEEKHLFFLDYDPNFHRTFEVILSKEVKELELELFRSESKELRVWSGKVLLEDAVEGVAPPTARVGGHFVDRHHTELVRRVTRVEPILDSLLQKNIITHEEYSTICSRGTPSEKMRELLLGPMVSSGDRRKDELLRILAKEYLYLMADLKGQEFS from the exons ATGGAAGAG AAACACTTGTTTTTCCTAGATTACGACCCTAACTTCCACAGGACCTTTGAAGTCATACTTTCCAAGGAGGTGAAGGAGCTGGAACTGGAGCTGTTTAGATCGGAGAGTAAAGAACTGAGAGTCTGGTCTGGGAAAGTGCTGCTGGAAG ATGCTGTAGAAGGAGTGGCTCCTCCAACAGCCCGTG TAGGAGGTCACTTTGTGGACAGACACCACACAGAGCTGGTCAGAAGGGTCACCAGGGTGGAGCCCATCCTGGACAGCCTGCTACAAAAAAACATCATCACCCACGAGGAGTACAGTACGATCTGCTCCAGAGGTACCCCTTCCGAGAAAATGAGGGAGCTGCTGTTGGGTCCCATGGTCTCCTCTGGGGACAGGAGGAAGGATGAGCTCCTGAGGATCTTGGCAAAGGAGTATCTCTATTTGATGGCAGACCTGAAGGGACAGGAGTTTTCATAA